Proteins encoded within one genomic window of Oncorhynchus tshawytscha isolate Ot180627B linkage group LG02, Otsh_v2.0, whole genome shotgun sequence:
- the LOC112220637 gene encoding tumor necrosis factor receptor superfamily member 1B, giving the protein MRFQYYMDFSQDLKGAIIIVSIMILSTVSGILTVRILLAIMVQPVENKVYTLPYTPDSAEACRNKTAEYYNTLINLCCSKCAPGTRLKNECSTTSDTVCEPCPSGQYSGTFNYFTKCFRCPKCSEGKGLQYAQDCSSTTKTQCMCQTGKFCIMEQHPNCKECGSYTHCQPGHGVAIEGTTDSDVNCAPCPNGTFSDQHSYTQTCQHHTDCVSQRRGVLTYGNTTSNAVCGPKVRPPTRPPTTIPTSGTGHTMPSLQSLHTDDKSPGFDLRIVSGVIGGVIGGVILLLIIGTVIYKKAFIGSRLVSSIEDRNGNWEAIKFDSDGPMVLQNSSFITSYREQQQCLMGKGNCSNPSQAENQQDTRRTWVSECSNSLEGLSIGPLQSTPPQPSTQPSPQPTSPQPTSPLPSSPLVNVNITVNYPVTLGNGSCSTPTSTHIDSSQADPELPLSREEEVYVNMPQQEGGKEALTAIQESGNDV; this is encoded by the exons ATGCGGTTTCAGTATTATATGGACTTTTCTCAAGATCTTAAAGGGGCAATAATAATTGTATCAATCATGATACTAAGCACTGTAAGTGGCATCCTTACAGTAAGGATACTTCTCGCGATCATGGTTCAGCCTGTTGAGAACAAG GTGTACACTCTGCCATACACACCAGACTCTGCTGAAGCCTGTCGCAACAAAACAGCTGAatactacaacacactgataaaCCTGTGCTGCAGCAAGTGTGCCCCTG GGACACGCCTTAAGAATGAATGCAGCACTACCTCAGACACAGTGTGTGAACCATGTCCCAGTGGCCAATACAGTGGGACCTTCAATTACTTCACAAAATGCTTCAGATGTCCCAAGTGTTCAGAAG GAAAAGGCCTGCAGTATGCCCAGGATTGCTCTAGCACCACCAAAACCCAGTGTATGTGCCAGACTGGGAAGTTCTGCATAATGGAACAACATCCAAACTGTAAGGAGTGTGGCAGTTATACACACTGCCAGCCTGGCCATGGTGTTGCCATAGAAG GGACAACAGATTCAGATGTGAACTGTGCACCATGCCCTAATGGAACCTTCTCTGACCAGCACTCCTACACCCAGACCTGCCAGCACCACACAGA CTGTGTGTCGCAGAGAAGGGGTGTACTGACTTATGGTAACACCACCTCAAATGCTGTGTGTGGACCTAAGGTTAGACCACCGACCCGCCCACCGACCACAATTCCGACCTCTGGTACAGGGCATACCATGCCAAGTCTACAGAGCCTGCATACAGATGACAAATCACCAGGCTTTGACCTTCGTATAG TTTCAGGTGTTATCGGAGGTGTTATCGGAGGTGTTATCCTGCTGCTGATCATAGGCACAGTCATTTACAAGAAAG CCTTCATAGGGTCCAGGCTTGTATCTTCTATAGAAGATAGAAATGGAAATTGGGAGGCCATTAAA ttTGATAGTGACGGACCAATGGTTCTTCAGAACAGTTCATTCATTACTAGCTATCGGGAACAGCAGCAATGTTTGATGGGAAAGGGAAACTGCAGCAATCCCAGTCAGGCAGAGAACCAGCAAGATACTAGAAGGACCTGGGTGTCAGAGTGCTCCAACAGCCTGGAGGGCCTGTCAATAGGCCCCCTTCAGTCCACTCCTCCACAGCCCAGCACCCAGCCCAGCCCTCAACCCACCAGCCCCCAGCCTACCAGTCCCTTGCCATCTAGTCCCCTAGTTAATGTCAACATCACTGTTAACTACCCTGTGACCTTAGGAAATGGGTCATGCTCCACACCTACCAGCACCCACATAGACTCATCCCAGGCTGACCCTGAGCTCCCTCTAtcaagggaggaggaggtgtatgtCAACATGCCACAGCAAGAGGGCGGAAAAGAGGCACTTACGGCAATACAGGAGAGTGGAAATGATGTTTGA